The Triticum aestivum cultivar Chinese Spring chromosome 5A, IWGSC CS RefSeq v2.1, whole genome shotgun sequence genomic sequence GTCATCAtggaacgaccggaccaaccgggccactaccgcccaagaacaGCATCAAACCAGAGGCGAGAGCGGTACTTGAGTGGTACATTGACGGAACCACCGCCCTAGctgttgcagagcatggtggcggtaccaccacccgaaggcagcggtacaaccgctcgagcaaaagctggtgagcgacaagacccagcggtacaaccgctccagagagcggtacaaccgctgggcagaaacagtgagcaggaaagaggggaagaggcaaggaaaactctctctcacacacacctgaggaaggcaaagagagggtgagaaaagtgtacgtgaactgattcccccagagcttcctaatgaggattccctcttgatagtacgggtactctacgaccaaagaaaataaaaacgtagaggacacgtcttcgatcttttccttcgagaggtaatagcaatccgatgtaagcctaagcatcgagaacctgaaacatatagcacacgtttagaccacaaagggttgtcatcatcatccaaaacataaagtagggaaatgccctttcacccGGTTAGTAACTGTGATACTACAGCCAAccttaaaatattcacaaacaaacttgCGAAGACAAAAGAAGCTCTGAAAAAAACCTTAAACCTATCTCACATCCTCACCTCAGctgccaccatgaccaagaagtcaATACGATCTAGATAGACATTAGCAGGACAAGGAAACACCATGTATGTATGTTGATTATAGGGTGTCATATTATGTATATGAGTATTTGTTTATGGGGATGGGGACCATAATGGGGCTCCGTTCCCCGATGGGGCATGGGTATGGGGAAATTTCATCCCTGGTCATGtaaacggggatggggatgggatgatagggaatagatggggatggggatgttgtaggtatccccattgccatccctactcaGAGGAGGACTGTGATGACTCATAGGGGGACGAGGGGTGCAACAACCCAAACAAGGATGAGTTCTGGAAGCAGTTCACGACCTCCCATGATGAGGAGTAGTTTCATCTTCGGTGTAGTTCAAATAGTAGTTCGAACTAGTACTAGTAGCGATAACTTGATGAATGTAGTAGCTCGAATTAGTTGAAATAGTCGTTTAATTTATGTTTTAAATTAGAACTATGTTTAATTATTATGTTTGAAATGAACTAGTAGTTGAATTTGCTGTGTTTGAATTTACATGTTTCAAATGAAGTACTAGTTGAAGTATAGTTTTACATCTCCATTTGCATCTCCTATTGGAGTTGCTGTTTTACATCTCCAATGTACATCTTTTGTTGAAGTTGCCTCTTTTTTAGAGAAGTATAAAATAATTTTTGAAAATGTAAATTTTTACATCTCCTGTTTTACATCTTTGAGAGATGCTCTAAGTGTCCTGTCAAAATCCGAGAGAAGTGGACCGTCAGGCGTCAACTAGCGTCTGGGCACGCATAGGCATCCTGTCGTTGGTCAAGGATTTGTTGCCTGGCGACGATGCTGGCGCGGACGCCTAGGCGTTGTTCGAGCCGTTCACCTTTGCAGGCACTGCAGCCTCCAACGCATCAGCAGTGGCGAGTATAGGCGTTGCTGCCACTTTCGGCGATGTCGCTGGGACGACCAACGCTGGCGCTGGTGTTGTTTTGACCTGCATTACACACGGACGTGCGTCAGAATAACTTGCATTGTGTGTGTGCTCGTCGTGGGCAACGCGTGTACGTGCTCACCGAATCTTTCATGATGCCAATGTCATACATCGGCGTGAAGTCTGACTGGAACATCCCGAAATTTCGCTCAGCCACGGGCCCGGGTTTGAGGTCCTCGTTGAAGAGGGTGAATATGTACGTCTCGAACTTCCGCTTTGGCATGAGCGGTGTGCCTGACCCGGAACTAACCTCACGGAAGATATATTTGTTGTACTCAGCTGCCTCGGCCTGGCTCACGCCGATCTGCCCGTCCATCACCTTAGTCGGCCACCCGGTCTCCCCCACCAGGATCTCCACGTCCTCAAACCCAAGTTTCTTCATTGCCGAGTACACCGAGTCAAGTTGTGCCTCAAACATGCTCGTGTACGTGATGCCCGTACCCGTGTCTAGCACGCCAGGGTTCGGCCGCGCCAGTGCATACGGTAGTGTGTCACCGTTGTATCCAAAGTACGGGTACATGTTCACGATGAGTGGCGACTTGGTCTGCCGGAGAAATTGGAGCATCGGCGTGAAGATGGCGTCATCCCAGACGTCGCGAAACCGAGCCGCGGACGGCAGCTGGGAGTCTACCAGGATGCTGAGTGAGCTTGGCGTGGAAACACGAATTTCGTTGTAGCCAGCCGTGACGAGCGCATCCTTGAGCATCTGCATGGCGGGGACGAGCTTGCCGATGAGATTCTTGTCGGTCGTGTCCATGATCTCGTTGCCCACGGCGATGAGAGATATATCTGTCGAGGGGTAGTATGGCGCGATGTTGGTAGCGACCCATGAGTCGGCGCCGGTCTGGGTGGCGAGGCCAGGGATGTCGCCATTGCCTGCTGTGACTATTACCGAGATGCCCGTGCCGGCGAAGGCCCGAACAATGTCCGGGTTGGTGTCAAACAGCTTTACACGATCAATGTTTGTGTTGGTCACGAGGAATGCCGCAACCTTGGCCGGCGACGGAAGGTTGTCACCATTGGTACCGTAGTTGACACCGATCGCCGCGCTGAACGGTGCTATGACGAGGAATATGCATATGACCACCTCCGCGCGGAGCATGCAACCATGCCTTGGCGGGGTCGCCATGGTGAGCCGGTGTGCCGCTGGAAGATGGCCGGCCGGACACAAGCTAAATAGGTGGTGATGAGAGGTGCCCAGAATGGATTTTGGGCTATTGTTAAGGACCCTCTAATTATAGCTAGCTATACTAGGAAGCTATGCATAAGCACGGAGCCGATATCTTCAAACGCATGTGTGGGCTTCGGTCGTCCAATCGCTATAGCAAAGGCCGGAGGGACGGCCGGCATCGCGAGGCAGGCAGCACATAATTAAGATGTCACCCCCGGAAATGGAATCTTACGCGAGCGCACcgcacctctccttcctccttggaTTATTACTAGGACCGGAATATAGCACCAATATGGCATTAGGTTATGCACGCATGCAGATGTGACAAAAAGCAATGATATTGATGCTTAACTTGCTGCTTCAATATACAATAGGTCTTCAATGGTTGGCTCGGCTTTGTTTTGATGAGATCCTCTTGTTACTACTCTTTCCTATAGTGCCAACTTTGGTATCAATTCGATTCCAAGTACAATAATCTCGGAATGACAACTTTAGAGTCCAGTTTTTTTTATCAAAACATATCCAAGTAAAATCTAGTTATGAATCTCTTGCCAATACAAAGATAAAGGTGATAACCGAATATTAACGTGCCTAGTGGTTAGTTTGCATATCATTTTTATTTTGGTTTCTTTCCTTCCCCACCTGCTTGCGTGAATGCAAATGCTCCTGCACACATTGATCCCATGGCCAAGAATCTTGCCGCGCTAGGAACACAACAGCGGAAAGTTCATTCCTTATACTTTGAAGCACCAAAAGTGCACTATTAGATGCCTCCAACTTGTCGACGAGAAGAAGTACATGAGGGGTCGGACTACCTCAAAACAAACCCAATGCCAATAACGACATGCAACTATGCACCACCTGGAAAGCACGAGACTTCGCAACATGATCAACATCAACCTGCCGCTGCAGTAGACCCTCTGCCCTGTGGCTCAGGGCCGAGGAGTGCCGACCATACCAGCAAGCATAAAGGACAGAGAGAGGATGTCGTTGCATGTAAAAACTAGGTGCAGACACGGCCGCTAGCCATCGGAGCTAAGTTGGGGCTGAAAGGAGCTCCAAGTCACGTGTAGAAGGTAGGTGCAAAGGAGACCGCTAGCCACGGTCGGAGCCAAGGTGTTGTCGAATGGAGCTCCAAGCCAAACCGCACATGCGACCGCAATCAGGGATCATTGACACCCATCAATGTGAGTGCCAGTTGTACTGTGTCTGCCCAGGAAGGATGGTTTTCACCCTGAGTGATGGCTAACGGGGTGAGGAGGGAAAACAATGCACCGCATGTCCGCCTCCAAGAGGGACAAGACACCTACAAGCATCGTCACCATCGATGTTAATTAGGGCATGACGCTTTCGATTGACACTCTAATGCACCTTGGTAAAGGGACACAAGCTACCATGGCCCCCGGTGGGGACTAAGAATGATGAAGGGGAAATTCACCGTCAATGACAACTTCCTTGTGTTGGAgttgtgttgaatattgtgtacaagTTAGATTACAATTGaactctgagtagtattgtgtttagataggatgtggagtcgtgtcttaataggacacttgtatcttagacctctcatatatagcgggggtagacacacgatgtaacctatgccaacataatagcaccggaacgcaggggaagccggcgtcatgtgccggtgtccaggcgACCGGGTGCAGTATTATAGCGGTGTCATGATCCttggatgatcaacggtatgccttggatttattctaacaagtggtattatGAGCTAGGTTTTCAGGAGGTTGCTGGATTGTTGATCTAGAGGATGGATCGTTGTGAGATGGTGCAAAGACGATATGCGAAGAAGTCTATTCGACGGTCGATCGGGAATTCTTTTGGAAGCCGTCGGGTCGCTGTGATCAGATAAGATCGCGAAGGAGCAATAGGGCGGCATGGAAGTCGACGAAAACTCAGAAGCATCACGGCAGTTACGACAATCGGCGGCAGGATCGGTGAGTTGCGGCAGGCGTCGAACCAGCGGAAGGCTCGCGTGCGCGTTACGTGCGGCGATCGATTGGTTGGATCGATCGGGCGAGTGTTAGATGGCACGCGTGGCTGGGCTCGCTGGCGTCTTGCGGCCCATGGCAGGAGGCCCATCTGGAGAGGTGAGCTACGCGGGGGGGACTTGCCGAAGCGCAGGGAAGGCCCAGGCAACGGGCTGTGCTGCTGGTTTCGTGGAGACGCTGATCGAGGGGTGTGAGTTGAGCGTACTTACGTGAGATTTGTTTGGAAACAAAAGGAGACCGAGTCTCCATAGTATATGACACGGACAAGCAGATCAGATCATCAGCAGGATAATCCAGCGTGATATGCGTACATTGAAAAGCACAGGCAAGGCAAAGCAATTAGCACGCATTGGAAGTTGTGCAAATGGAGCCATCACGTGATTACCAGAATATTTTCTTTGGTTGGAATTGCTATTAGTACATGAGGGTGTACCACGTCAGGTTTTGCTTGTGTACTTGGGCATCACATGAGGAAAGCTCGGATAATTTTTCACAGGGCCAGCTGTACGAAGAACCATGGTGCCAATGGGTACTGGGTTTGAGGTGAAGAAGTTCGACGGgactgaaaaccttgggttatggcagacacggatgaaaaatttgttggcacaacagagatgcttgaaggcgttgcggaAAGTCATGTTAGCTAAGATGGAAGTATCATGTGATGGATGAGAATTCGCGGAAGATGATTTGGGAGCCTTGAGCGTGTCATACAGTCGAACTAGTTCGGCTAGGTTGGACTaggcagtctgacggatcg encodes the following:
- the LOC123107560 gene encoding glucan endo-1,3-beta-glucosidase-like encodes the protein MATPPRHGCMLRAEVVICIFLVIAPFSAAIGVNYGTNGDNLPSPAKVAAFLVTNTNIDRVKLFDTNPDIVRAFAGTGISVIVTAGNGDIPGLATQTGADSWVATNIAPYYPSTDISLIAVGNEIMDTTDKNLIGKLVPAMQMLKDALVTAGYNEIRVSTPSSLSILVDSQLPSAARFRDVWDDAIFTPMLQFLRQTKSPLIVNMYPYFGYNGDTLPYALARPNPGVLDTGTGITYTSMFEAQLDSVYSAMKKLGFEDVEILVGETGWPTKVMDGQIGVSQAEAAEYNKYIFREVSSGSGTPLMPKRKFETYIFTLFNEDLKPGPVAERNFGMFQSDFTPMYDIGIMKDSVKTTPAPALVVPATSPKVAATPILATADALEAAVPAKVNGSNNA